The following proteins are encoded in a genomic region of Gymnogyps californianus isolate 813 chromosome 19, ASM1813914v2, whole genome shotgun sequence:
- the METTL23 gene encoding histone-arginine methyltransferase METTL23 isoform X3: MYVWPCAVVLAQYLWVHRSSLPGKRVLEVPLTGPSRHPRHPIFSCRGGAPPSVAVTTLRFQVGAGVSLPGVVAAKCGAEVILSDSEELPQCLHNCRRSCLMNDLPRVPVIGLTWGRVSPELLSLAPVDIILGSDVFFDPKVLTGLLKLCSANGN; encoded by the exons ATGTACGTGTGGCCCTGCGCCGTGGTCCTGGCCCAGTACCTCTGGGTGCACAGGAGCAGCCTGCCCGGCAAGCGAGTGCTGGAGGTACCGCTAACGGGACCCTCGCGGCACCCCCGTCATCCCATCTTTAGCTGCAGGGGCGGCGCCCCCCCTTCTGTCGCCGTGACCACGTTGCGGTTTCAGGTCGGTGCGGGCGTGAGCCTCCCCGGCGTGGTGGCTGCCAAGTGCGGTGCTGAAGTGATCCTGTCCGACAGCGAGGAGCTGCCCCAGTGCCTGCACAACTGTCGGAGGAGCTGTCTGATGAACGACCTGCCCCGCGTACCCGTTATAGGGCTCACTTGGGGGCGGGTATCTCCGGAACTGCTCTCTCTTGCTCCTGTAGACATTATTTTAGGATCGGATGTCTTTTTTGACCCAAAAG TGCTGACTGGTCTATTGAAGCTTTGCTCTGCAAATGGAAACTGA
- the METTL23 gene encoding histone-arginine methyltransferase METTL23 isoform X2: protein MYVWPCAVVLAQYLWVHRSSLPGKRVLEVPLTGPSRHPRHPIFSCRGGAPPSVAVTTLRFQVGAGVSLPGVVAAKCGAEVILSDSEELPQCLHNCRRSCLMNDLPRVPVIGLTWGRVSPELLSLAPVDIILGSDVFFDPKDFEDILTTIYFLLERNPHAQFWTTYQVRSADWSIEALLCKWKLKHIHVPLHSFSADREHLASSSLPGRHTIEMMIISLAQSDGT from the exons ATGTACGTGTGGCCCTGCGCCGTGGTCCTGGCCCAGTACCTCTGGGTGCACAGGAGCAGCCTGCCCGGCAAGCGAGTGCTGGAGGTACCGCTAACGGGACCCTCGCGGCACCCCCGTCATCCCATCTTTAGCTGCAGGGGCGGCGCCCCCCCTTCTGTCGCCGTGACCACGTTGCGGTTTCAGGTCGGTGCGGGCGTGAGCCTCCCCGGCGTGGTGGCTGCCAAGTGCGGTGCTGAAGTGATCCTGTCCGACAGCGAGGAGCTGCCCCAGTGCCTGCACAACTGTCGGAGGAGCTGTCTGATGAACGACCTGCCCCGCGTACCCGTTATAGGGCTCACTTGGGGGCGGGTATCTCCGGAACTGCTCTCTCTTGCTCCTGTAGACATTATTTTAGGATCGGATGTCTTTTTTGACCCAAAAG actttgaagatattttaacTACAATTTACTTCTTGCTGGAAAGGAATCCACACGCTCAATTCTGGACTACTTATCAAGTCCGAAG TGCTGACTGGTCTATTGAAGCTTTGCTCTGCAAATGGAAACTGAAGCACATCCACGTTCCCTTACATTCGTTCAGTGCAGACAGAGAGCACTTGGCCAGCTCTTCTCTACCAGGAAGACATACAATTGAAATGATGATCATCTCACTAGCACAATCAGATGGTACTTAA
- the METTL23 gene encoding histone-arginine methyltransferase METTL23 isoform X1: protein MYVWPCAVVLAQYLWVHRSSLPGKRVLEVGAGVSLPGVVAAKCGAEVILSDSEELPQCLHNCRRSCLMNDLPRVPVIGLTWGRVSPELLSLAPVDIILGSDVFFDPKDFEDILTTIYFLLERNPHAQFWTTYQVRSADWSIEALLCKWKLKHIHVPLHSFSADREHLASSSLPGRHTIEMMIISLAQSDGT, encoded by the exons ATGTACGTGTGGCCCTGCGCCGTGGTCCTGGCCCAGTACCTCTGGGTGCACAGGAGCAGCCTGCCCGGCAAGCGAGTGCTGGAG GTCGGTGCGGGCGTGAGCCTCCCCGGCGTGGTGGCTGCCAAGTGCGGTGCTGAAGTGATCCTGTCCGACAGCGAGGAGCTGCCCCAGTGCCTGCACAACTGTCGGAGGAGCTGTCTGATGAACGACCTGCCCCGCGTACCCGTTATAGGGCTCACTTGGGGGCGGGTATCTCCGGAACTGCTCTCTCTTGCTCCTGTAGACATTATTTTAGGATCGGATGTCTTTTTTGACCCAAAAG actttgaagatattttaacTACAATTTACTTCTTGCTGGAAAGGAATCCACACGCTCAATTCTGGACTACTTATCAAGTCCGAAG TGCTGACTGGTCTATTGAAGCTTTGCTCTGCAAATGGAAACTGAAGCACATCCACGTTCCCTTACATTCGTTCAGTGCAGACAGAGAGCACTTGGCCAGCTCTTCTCTACCAGGAAGACATACAATTGAAATGATGATCATCTCACTAGCACAATCAGATGGTACTTAA